The region cctgaatcctctccttcccctttgaCACTCCAACTTCCAGACCTACTGAAGTGACCCCTCCACCTGCACAGTGGGGACCACACTAAGCCCTCCCCAGCCTGCAAAAGTCGCCTGTCTCTTTCCTAATACAGCCTTGCAGACAAGACTGGGAACCAGCCTGGCTTCCCACACTGGctgcttctctctctgtttctcatctCTTATTccggggaggggggagggttgGTTCAGTCCCTGACATCTCCACGTGCCATCTGCCCAGTGGGCACAGGAGAAGGAATTGCTTTGGCCTCCTTAAGGACCCAGGGGTGGAGTAGGGACTGGACAGGTCTCTCCAAAGGAGCCAGAGGCTCAAATGCCTTCAGGTTCCAGGCAGGCAGAGTGGGCATTGCTGGCACCTGGCCAAATTGAAGGGTCCATAATCTGGCCCGCGGGTATACACATCCTAAgttaaaaaggagaagaaaacctCTGGCTGTTCAGAATACACCTAGGGGCTAAGTTAGCTCAAGAGCCACAAGTTCAAGACCTCAGAAAAATCTTCTGCCAGGTCTGAAGCACAGGCAAAATTCTTTCCAATCAGTGCTCAGCTCAAGTAAGAAGTCTcgcacccctgccccagcccctgcccctgttgcttagttgctcagttgtgtcaactctttgcaaccccatgtgtggcccgccaggctcctctgtccacggggtttcccaggcaagaatactggagtgggttgccatatcctcctccagggtatattcccagcccagggattgaacctgcgtcccctgcattggcggattctttaccactgagccgcagCCCCTACCTTCCGGGAACTGCCCCAGCCAAACTCCTCAAGCTGCTGCCTAAAGCCTGGGTTGGGGTTGGCAATGGGCCGGGTGGCCTTGATGGCTTCAAGCACGTCCCTCCAGCTTAGCCCCGTCACAGTCATCACATACGCCGTCACGATGGTGGTGCTTCGGGAGATGCCTGCAAAGCTGGGATACCATACCCCCAAGACTTCAGGTTAGGCCCAGTCTCCTCTGTGTCCCCAGGGACCGAATCCACATTCAGCTCTCCCACCTTTGCCTCCTGAGCTCCAACTACAAGGAACCTGCCAAAACCTGTCTCCTCACATCCAAGCCTTGGCCTTGCTGTACCCTCTGCCTGGCATTCACCCACAACAAAGGCCTGAGTGAAACATCACTTCACTCAATCATTCAACACTTATTTCCTGATCATCGGTGATTTTTCAGGTACTGGGGATACAGTTGGGAATAAAACAGACGTGGTCTCTGCCAGCCTGGGGCTTTATAAGATGGGAGAGACAGACACTAACCACGGAGACAATTTCACGTGGTGATAACTGCTTGGAAGATGAGTCCAGGGGCTAGGAGATGGTATAGGAAGAGGTATTCATCTAGTGGAAGGGATGTGGAGGATTAGGGAAGGGGTTCCCAAAGAAGTGACAAACAAGctgaattctgaaagatgggTAAGGATTGTTAAGAATATTCCGGCAGTGTACAAAGACCATGTGAGTGGGATCCAGATGGACTTGAAGAATGGAGATGACCAGTGAAGCTGAagcaaggaaaggagagagggggagagacagGCTAGAGGAGGTGTCCCTATGGCTCAGGCAAAACTTCCCTGAAGCAAGCGTGGTGAGAAGTCATGGGATGAATGACATCTACAGGGCCAGGGGGTCTTGGGAAAACTCAAAGGTTCCATCTCCCAGCCTGGGGCTCCTCACTGCCCTATACTATAGCCTCCAAGgctggaggggaggagaaggagccgGAACTACTAGAGGATGCTGAACTACCCGCATGACTTCACCTATTCCTCCGAATAGCCCATCAGGTCAACAGTCTGTCCcccgtttcacagatgagaaaattgagtctCAGGGACAAACAGCTATCTGGCCACAGCTGGGGACAGCGTCATCCATCAGGCTGTCAGATGAATGGTGGACTGTCAGGCATGGCGACAGGCTGCACGCCCCCCAGGATGAGGGTGTTCAGGATGGAGGACACTCACtcacttccccctcccccccacgcCTCCCCTAACTCACCAGTGTACAAGGCAGTTTCCCCCATTGAGGCGGCAACAGTGGATGAAGTTGATACACTCCTTGAAGTGCTTTTTGCTAGAGAAGAAAGCAAGAAGGTACTGAGTGCTGGGGTGGGGGACACAGGTCTCCAAGAAGCTGTCCCCACCCCCCCATTTCTAAGATGGCAAGAGACAGACAAAGAGCCCTGGGTCCTCAGGTCAGCTGGCATGTGAGGTGACTAGGGGGCGATGCTGCAATACAGGTGGAGAAGTGTGTGTGCAATAATGGTGGCATTTCAGGCGGTGAGAGAGGCCTTGGATGAAATCCCACCACAGAGGCAGGAGCACCTCCTCAACGGGTCCTGGGGGTCCTGTTTTCATGGAGGATTCATCTTGATCTTTCAAGGAAATGGGCGGGAGGAGTCCCACCCCTCTGGGGTCCATAATCAGAGCACCTGGGGACAGTAACAGTCAGCAGTGGGGTTGGGAGCAAGAGTCCCAACGGGCAAGAGTGTCTGTCTGCGTCCCCCGCAGGCTAGGGGCCCCTACTACTAATAACACAaacaatctttgctttttgagcCCCCGTTACACGCCAGGCCCTGTCCTAGAGCCTCAATCTGTACCATCTGATCCTTAAAAGTCTCCTTGATGATGACAgacccccacaccccacacacccatttttcttctctcagagaggggaagtgatttgtccaaggtcacacagcaagtaaatgGCAAAGCCTGGCCTGAACCCAGATTCCTAACTCCAGGGCCAGGAACAGGCTGAGCCTGACCCTTTCAAACCCATGAGGGCATCTGAGCCTGAGGGACAGGGTGCTTTCTCCATTCATAGCTGAGGACATTGAGCTCTTCTGGGAGGTTAAGGCTTGGCTAGCGGCATAGGCAAGGACGTGGCTGAGTCAAAGCAGTCTGGGAGACCACCTGTGCTGGGGTCCCCAGGACAGCTCTGGGGCCTGAattcttctctgtcttctctcaggccacctcccaccctccctcttccCACCACAGGAGGCAGCTGTCCTGTTTGTCAGCCCGTCCAGAGGAACTTACATGGGTACCTCAGGGGCGTCGGCCACTGAGATGCGAAGGTAGGTTATGTCCTGCAAGTACAAAACACACATGGGCAGTGGGCAGCCCTTGCCTGTACCCCCTGACCCCAGCCTGGGCCTCCCAAGCACCTCGTGACCCTAGGCCAGTTCCTGCCCCTCTCTGGGCCATGTTGTCTCTGCCCAGAGGATAGACACCTTCTCTGAGAGCCTCTCAGGTCTGACCATCTATGGTTCCAGAACCTTCTGAGAAGATAGTATCCTAACCCCATGGGTGGCTTGGGCATCTGCCAAAAATGGGCCCAGGGACCTTTTATTTAACAGCTGGGAAAGGGTCACTTAAAGTGACTCCCCTCCATGTGAAGATTACAAAATTACACAGTTAAGAAGAGCAAAGTAGATTTTATTatcttgaaaagaaacaaaaactatgaAGATAAACTTTTAATTCATGAACTGTAGGTATAAACtctctgcatgctaagtcgctttagtcgtgtccgactctttgtgaccccatagactgtagcccaccaggctcctctgtccatgggattctccaggcaagaatcttggggtggtttgccatgccttcctccagggcatcttcccaattctgtactaattattaaaataatcaaggTATGAAATGTCAGTAATTTCTCCAACAAACGTGCTCTGATATCATACCCAACCTTCACACAAGATCTTAAAGATGAGTTCTGCCCACATTCCAAGAGGCACTTTTCTCAAGGACCTCTCTTCGTCCTTTGATATTCAAACGGCTCTTTTCAAGGGCCTGGCCCACCTCCAGCCAGTGACTAAGGGACCCCCTGGCCAGGTTCCTCATCTGTTAGTGGCTTGTGTGAAATTCCAGCCCTTCTCTAGAACTCATCTTCCCCAAGGTCACTAGAGCCTGCATCTTTTGCAAGGTTTGCAATTTCAGTTTGCAACACAACCGGCCTTGAACTTCCTGGGCATTATCAAACCCTGACTGGTAAATTCTGTGatggatggagagggagatgctggtgaggagaggggagggctgTGGGAGCAAGGACTCATTTTGCCAGGTATCATTTCATTAGTTAATATAGTCATGCCTAGACAGCTTCCCCAGGCACTCTAGTGACTGCATTCTCCAAATACTCCAAAATAAGCCTTTCCCATAAAGCAAAAGCAGACTCCACTGACCTGGAAATTTCTTCTTCAAATGACACTGAGAACCAAAGATTATCAGAGGTTGCTCTTAGAGACCATCAAATCTGACACAAGGGGAgactaaggcccagagagggggaggaccctgcccaaggtcacagagcaaatCTGTGACAGAAGCTGGTCTGGATCTCAGATCTCCAGGGCCCCTTTCCACCCAAGGTTCCTTCCCTTCAGTGGGTGACCCAGACCCTAACAGATAAGAAGGTAGGGGCTCTGTTTATAGGTTGAGAATATGATTAACTTTGTTATTATATCAGCtaaaatttattgagtacttattatGTGGCTCTCAACAACCCAGTGGGGTAGGAACTGTTGTAAAATCCCCCTTTTTCAGACAACTGAGGTCTGGAGAGGTGAAGTCCTGGGCCCAAGGTTCCATCCAGAGAGAATGTGGTAAAGATATGAATTCAGACCTCTGGGCTCTAGCCAGTGGCCTGGATTTCCGCCTTTCCGACTCTAGGTCATAACCCTCATTCCGTTTTTTCCAGGACTTGATAATACCAGCACCAACCCTCTCAGTGGAGGCCAGTGTGCAAAACATCTTCACCATCTCACAGCTCCCTGGGGACAGACAGGGCTGAGGGATCAGAGGCCCATATGGGTAAAATCATAGCCCCAGGTCACAAGTGAGATGCAGAGCCCAGAATCATCTATTCAGTTGGACAGTGGGAAGCCCCTGTGAGGACTTAGCTCCTTAGCCAAGGAGCTAAGCTTCCTGGATGTGTGGCCTTTGGCAGGTTACTTTacctctctggtcctcagttGCCAAAGAGGGAGCAAGTAGGGATGCTAATGGGAAACAGATCAGTTTTTAACCAAATGAGTTAGCATGGCTCAGGAAGGCCCATGTGCCAGAATAGGACCTGGCACGTAGTTGGTACTTGATAAATGGGTGCTGTGGGGGTGTAAAGCACCCCACCCCCGCTATGCACAGCCCTAGGGTGGGGGTAAGGCATACCTGCAACAGAGGCTGGGGTGACTCGTGGATGGAGATGATGTGTGTGATCTTATTCCGGCCTAGCTGATCTGTGTCTTTGGCATCTGAAAGAAACAGGATGTCTGAGCCAACCTGGCAGGTGTGATTTGTATGTTCCCGATGGTCAAGTGAGGCAGGAGCTCACCACCCTGCTCTCCTCCTGgtccctccctctccaccttTGCCCACCCTCCGCCAGTGCCCTGCTCCTTCGCCACCTCTTGCCCCCAGCATGACAGGGGATGCCCCCAGCATGACAGGGGATACCCCTGTCATACCCTTAGGCTTCAGTCTTACCACTGGGGTACCCACAGGTAACAGCCCAGAACCTCCTCAGCCTTGGCCCCCCCGTTCTTCCCATCGCAAACACCCTTTCCTGGCATATTCTTGACGAGGCAATTCTACTTTTAGGAATCTTGACTACAGAAGAATGAAGTCACACGGAAAACTGTGTGGGAGAAGACCATGTTCTCTCCTTATGACCGTGAACACATCAGAAATAGTTAAAAATGGGAACAACCCCAAAAGGGACTGGATAAATAATGGTATATTCATACTTGAATACTCTGCAGCTACTAAAAGGATCTCTACGTGCTGATGTGCAAGGAAGTCCACAATATATTACTAAATGCAAAACACAGGCTACAAAATAGAATGCAGAATAGACTTccattgtttgttttaaatagtgTATCTGTATCTATAAAGTTAAATGAAACACGACCCAGGGAgatgccgcccccccccccgccccgacccccAGTTCTCAGTGACCATCACTAGGGGCTGGATTCCCAGTGTATGAAGATCTTTTATCATCAAAGTAAATAACACTCTATCTCCGCTCCATGCCCACTTCATCATCCACCACATTGACTGTTTACTATGTGCACCCTTAGCCGAGCATGGCACTGTGGGGTCAAGTTCATGACCTCTGCCCTCATGGGCCTACATACTTAAAGAGGATTCAGACCTTACTTACCAAATATTCAGAAGTTGATGTGGTGTGAACTGCTGAGGAAGCTCCCAGGGAGGAAGGGACTAGGGTTTAGGAGAAAGGGAGCCCCTAAGCCCAGGGAGGACAGGAGTGGGTGGAGAAAGCTCTGCCCCAGGCAgatgtccctccctccccaaagcTTTCTCTGACTCCACTGATGGAAGTGACTTCTCCTGCCTCAGGTCTCACGAGCTCCAGACCAGCCTGTGTCTTAGCACAGATCTCGGACAGGCAGAGTGCTGTGGCCTTGGGACAGAGCAGGCAGTGCTCACCAGTGAAGTTTCTGAGGTAGAGTCCAGTCTTTAGAGACCTCTCCTCTGAGGAGGAGGTTGTGCATGGAAGTGTTCCCAGCTTCCCAGCTAGAAGCAACACCTCCGAACAGACCTCAGCCCAGAACCTCAAGACAGAAAATATCCTTAGAGGCGGGGGTAGGCCTTGTGCTGAGGCAGACGCTGAGGCTCCCAGCAGGTGCAGACTTGCCCCGCGGCCAGGGTTCTGAGCCCTTTGCACTGGGGCTGCTCCTCCACCCTCATCCCCCTTAGACCTCATGAGTTCTTCCCTGCTCCTAGCCTGGCATCatttccctgcccccagccccattcCTGAACACGTCCAGGGTGTGTGGGCCAGAGCATGAATGGTGGACACAGGCCTGGGACAGGGAGCATGCCAGGACCTTGGGACAGAGTGGGCAGTGCTCACCAATGAAGTTTCCGAGGTAGAGTCCAGGAAGTACCTACAGGAGAGACAGGCAGGGGGTCACCCGGGTAGGGGTGCATGACAGTTCCCCTTAGACTCGTGAAGAGTGTCTGACCCTCAGGACTCAAGGAGCAGAGTCCTCTCTCTTGCGGGCCTGGACTCTCTGTGAGAGCGGTCTGAGGAGGGCGGCAGAGGCAGGCCACCAAGGGAGGCCAGCTTGGGTCgggggagaggaagaaggagggggGCACAAGGACCTCGGGAAAGAGTGGGAGGAGCACAGGGGAGGGGCGAATGGAGAGGTGGACTTGGCGGGTAGCAGGTAGacggtggagaattctgacaggGAGGCGGTGGGAAGCAGGGACAGGTGCGGGTCGGGCAGCGGCATGGGGGTGTGGGAGTCGGGGTCCGGAAGGATGGAGAAACAGCTCTAGAGAGTCCAGGGGGACAGAGACAAGGCCGACAGAGACACATGGAGATAGAGAAAAGGACTCAGGGAGAGATAGAGCCTAGGGTTGACAGAGAGCCACAGCAAGAAATACAGAGTCACAGAGACacggagagacagagagagaaatacagccccagagagacagacATTGAAGTCTGCTCTCAGAGTCCCAGCGAGacggagaaacacacacacacagccagccagagccagaaggtcAGAGGCCGGCGCCCggccggggctgggggcggcCAGGGGCGGGCTGCGCCATCTCGGCCCCCTACCTTGGTCATACCATTCCCCATGATCCTGGGCACGGGGTTGCGGGAGCACCCCCAGCTCGCCACCCGCTGAACGCAAGGGTAACAGCTGCCCTGACGGCCCGGGCCCGGCGCCTGCAGCCTGGCGGGGATCGGGGGGCCCGGCGTCCGCAGCTCggcccagctctgcccagccgccgccgccgccgccgccgccgcccgccgcccccccGGCCAGGGAGGGAAATGCTGGAGCCGCCGCCGCCACAGGCTCCTCCTACCCCTCGGTCACGTGGGCCGCCCCCCCACACCCGTGGGTCGCGGCGGGGGGCTGGACAAAGCCCCAGTGTGCCGGGCCCGGGGCCCGCGGGACAACGACAGCTTGTTGGGGCCGCGTGGGGCCTCCACCTccggaggtggggggtgggggcgctcccccaaccctggcaCCGTCAGGCTCGGGGAGGGGACGGCGGCGGATGGGGGCGGAGAGAGCCCCCCAGCCGCGGGGCCCAGAGACTCGGATCCCAGTTCCGGCTCGGCTCGGCCCGGCCCTCCCTGTGGGGCCCTGGGGCAAAACGCCGGGCTTCTTCGGCCTCGCAGGTTTTCTGGTAGAAACGTGACGGGAGCTGGATTTGGACTGCTAGGGGTCCTCTGATCTTCAGATTCTGTGTGAGGCGAGAAAGTTGCTAATTCCTTCCTTTTGTACAccctcctgccccgcccccatGCAGGCGTCCTACCAGCCGTCATCCTCCTCCCGGTCTCTGCAGCTGGTCTGTCCTCCCATCCTCCACTCCATCCATTCACTGGTCGTCTGTCCATTCATccagtcatcctcttctcttcctctcataCACTTTGGCCTGTGAGGAGGGTGCCATTTGGGTCAGCTTTCCTGGGACCAGGCATAACTCTACTTCGGAGCGCCCATAAATCAGAGGTACATGTGAGGAGAGGGAGATGAGTGAGCGTTATGGTCACCTGGGTCCTTTGAGGTAAAGGAGACTGCAACAGGGTGTAGTTAGAGGCAGGAGTCTGGAAAGGTGGGTATGGAGACCAAGGTTCCAGGCCCTATTCATTCACCGATGACCTGTGCAGTGACCCTGGACAAATCCCCCTGGGCTCCCAGCTACTGACTGTATGTCTCCGTGTGTTACTACTAGGACCAAAGCTGGAGAACGTGAAATAATTGAGAGCACACACCTCCTAGGGGACTGAAATAGTAGCCGCTAAACAGCTCTGCTCCCCCAGCAGTACCTGCCCCTCTCCATCTACAGCAGTTAGGTGACTGCAGCAGGAAGGTGGGGGCCAAGTCCACGGAACCTGTTTGAAGTACAGtgactggagaaaaataaaagtgtttccttggtatttctttcttcctcaaatTTGCAGCATACATAGTGAGTCCAGGGTTCTCATAAAAACTAAATTATCCAACAGATACTTAGTACCCTCTATATGGTAGTGACAcagaggtaggtaaggtggtggTGGTTCCTACCTTTTTGGCTAATGGCCTAGACCCGCATTGCCCAGTATGAATACAATGCAAGCCACATGGGTTATCATAAATtctctagtagccacattaaaaatgtagaaagaagCAGGTTGTTACTAATGGTTTTATTTGACCCAGGatagcaaaaaatataatcatttcaaTGTGTAGTCAATAGTTAAACATTATTAATGACATGTTTTACATTCTTTTAATTGTATTCagtcttcaaaatccagtgtgtattttacacttggAGCACATCTCAGTTCAGATTAGCCACATGTCAAGTGCTTAATGCCATGTGTGGTTGGTAGCTCCATATTGGACATCAGGGCTAAGAAGGAAGGCaaacaaaataagcaaatagacaaaacatttgcaaacaatggaaatttgctgtagaAGAAACAAAATGGGGGACAGGAAGAACTCTAAACAGGTGACGTTTGAGATAAGATCTGACGTGTAAGAAGGACATGGGTGTTGAAAGAGTGGTTTCCAGCAGAAGGAAGAGCACAAGCAAAGGCTCTTTGGTGGGAAAGCTTGGCCTTTGGGAAGAGTCAGTAGGACTGGAGGGGAGGAGGCCAGAGGGAGGTGGTAAGTATGAGGCTAAGGAGGACAGAGTGAAGGAACATGTGTGGCCATGATTGggtgtttatagtttccttctcaGCATGATAGAAAGCCTGACAGTAACATTTGAACCTGAGAGCCCATGTCATCTGATTTACAGGGATCATCCTGGCCCCTAACGGGAGTGTAGATtagagaggcagagaagggaggTTTTCAGGAGAGATACAGTACCCTGGGAGAAGCGGGAGCTGAGAAGCTGGAAAGTGTTGAGGCAGTCAAAGAgcaatttggaaaagaattttcAGACACAGGGCATTTCAGAAtggagtgagtttattaagaacaaacaGCAGAGATAAAGTGGGCACTGTGAGCTCAGTGGGGCGACCTCCTGACAGACCAGGGAAAGTTGACAGTTTTCACGGGTtaatagccaatttttatagtctcaagacaaagaaaattcctgctggacgGTTGGTGTTAGGTGATTGGTTGAAGTGCAATAGGGTGTTTACTGAGTGGGCATCTTTGCCTAATTGGGAGTCAGGAAGCTTGTTAGTGACTATCAGGGGGCTTTGGGCAAGGTTACAAAGGGGCTCAGTCAGCTTCGGAGGTGATCTTGGTTCTGGGCTCTGtctctgtggccttggggcaAGACTCAATAGAAAGAAGGGGACAGATGCAGCACGTATTAGTATTTTGGCAGCTTAGCTGACTTGTACATAGACTAGATATGGGGAACAGGAAGGAATTCTAGGATGACCCCCAGTTTTCCTGCCTTGAAAATCACTATCTGTGCCTCAGAAGTAAAAGCATGgctatttatccattcaacaaatattatttattggGCCCTAGGTTACACATGAAGTATTGCGCCAAAGATGTATGATTTGAGTTTTCCAGAATGTCCCACCCCACAAATAGCTTAAAGAAATGCCTAAAAGAGGGCCTGAAGTCCAGTTCCTCTTCATGTCCCTGGCCTTAACAGCTGTGTGAACCTGGGCAGGTGACCAAATGCCCCAGGGTCTGTTTTCTCATTCATATGGGATCAATTACCACATAGCCCTCTGTTCCTCTACTTGACTTTTTCAAAGCACATGTAGGAAAGAACTCTATTACATTAAAAACCCTGGGAAAATGTAGTTATTAGAGTTAACACATTTAATATCTATGTACTGTTCAgcctttgaaagtgttagttgttacAAAGCCTAATTTGCCTTAAATGAGTCACGAAGTGACAGTTTTCTAAAACCAATAATAACGTGAAAATGCTGAAATGCAGTTCTCACCTTGTCTTTCCTTGCTTAGAACCATTCGGTGGTTCACCAGGGTAGGCAAATTAATGGACAAAAGTGTCCATTCTCTAATTCCTGAAAATTGGGAACGTGTTATGTTATGAGGGAATTAAGGCCACAGATAGAATTGAACTTGCTATCAGCCGACTGTGAGATGGGGAGATTAGCCTGGATTGTTTGGGTGGGTCCAGTGAAGCCACCCTGGATTCACAAAAGTGAATCCTTGTAAGTGAAAGAGGGCGGCAGGAGTATAAGAGCCAGAGGGGATGTGATAACAGTAGCAGAGGTCACAGTGGTGTGATTTCTGGCTTCAAATATGGAagggggccatgagccaaggaagacaaagaaagaaatagcctCTCTCCCAGAGCTTCCAGAAGGAACTCAAGCCTGCCAACACCTTCATTTTAGCTTAGTGagacccatttcagacttctgacctcaaGAACTATATGCTAATACATTTGTATTGTCTTAAGTCACTCAGTTTACGGTAATTACAGCAGCAGTAGGAACCTAATACACTCAATGTCCTTGGGGAAAAGTCCAACCTGCTTAGCAGGGCACACCAAGCCTTGTGGGATCAGGCTTCTGCCACTGTGACTTGGAGCAAATTTCTTAACTTCTACAGGCCTCAGATTTACTGTCTATAAAACGAGGAGGGAAAAAGCCCCTCTAGGTCTGTAGCAAGATTAAAAGCGAGGACATATTTGAAGTATCTACTAGAGAGACTGCACACAGCACATTATCACATTATCAtccttgttgttattattattattatcacggAACAAGTGACAGGGTgttaggaggcctgggttctacTGCCCTCTCTAGGgctctgtttccacatctgtgaaaaaggaaacaaacaaaaacatacagGTTTGGCCGTCTCATCATTCCTCTCTTCGCTGTTTCCTGGTCACTGATCTGCATTCACTTCCTCAAACGTGTCTCACTGTCTTCTGGTTTT is a window of Budorcas taxicolor isolate Tak-1 chromosome 13, Takin1.1, whole genome shotgun sequence DNA encoding:
- the DUSP15 gene encoding dual specificity protein phosphatase 15, translating into MGNGMTKVLPGLYLGNFIDAKDTDQLGRNKITHIISIHESPQPLLQDITYLRISVADAPEVPIKKHFKECINFIHCCRLNGGNCLVHCFAGISRSTTIVTAYVMTVTGLSWRDVLEAIKATRPIANPNPGFRQQLEEFGWGSSRKLRRQLEERFGESPFRDEEEVRALLPLCKRCRQGSASVAASPAPNSTASEGTLQRLVPRSPREAHRPLPLLARVKQTFSCLPRCLSRKGSK